A stretch of Prunus dulcis chromosome 6, ALMONDv2, whole genome shotgun sequence DNA encodes these proteins:
- the LOC117630047 gene encoding uncharacterized protein At5g39865: MWRPWGKSTVQIHNTSSPSSPFSFSSFKDIQNLCADDNEPSQQPTNAAARRTSAIFHRVRVANSLLRAWSTRPPTQPQDENSAKQSEPSISSIPGAEKRIVVYFTSLRVVRPTFEDCRTVRSILRGFRVSLDERDLAMDHGFLTELQQILGQHTKLTLPRVFIGGRYIGGADEVRTLHEAGELKKFVEGLPAQEPGVCDTCGGYRFILCVECSGSHKLYTEKNGFKSCTSCNENGLIRCPSCSCAPL, from the coding sequence ATGTGGCGGCCGTGGGGCAAATCAACGGTTCAGATTCACAACACGTCATCTCCATCCTCacccttctccttctcctccttcAAAGACATCCAGAATCTCTGCGCCGACGACAACGAACCCTCTCAACAACCCACAAACGCCGCCGCAAGAAGAACCTCTGCTATTTTTCACCGCGTCCGAGTCGCCAACTCACTCCTCCGCGCCTGGTCAACTCGCCCACCCACCCAACCCCAAGATGAAAATTCCGCAAAACAATCTGAGCCGTCCATCAGCTCCATCCCGGGTGCGGAGAAGCGCATTGTTGTTTACTTCACGAGCCTGCGCGTTGTGAGGCCGACTTTCGAGGACTGCAGGACCGTCCGATCAATTCTCCGAGGGTTTCGTGTCTCGTTGGACGAACGAGATCTGGCGATGGACCACGGGTTCTTAACCGAGCTGCAGCAGATTCTGGGTCAACACACGAAGTTGACTTTGCCGCGGGTTTTCATTGGTGGGAGGTACATAGGTGGGGCCGACGAGGTGAGAACGCTGCACGAGGCCGGCGAGCTCAAGAAGTTCGTGGAAGGCTTGCCCGCACAGGAACCGGGCGTCTGTGACACGTGCGGAGGGTACAGATTTATTCTGTGTGTCGAGTGTAGTGGCAGCCACAAGTTGTACACTGAGAAGAATGGCTTCAAGAGTTGTACCTCCTGCAACGAGAACGGCCTCATCAGGTGCCCTTCTTGTTCATGCGCACCACTCTAA
- the LOC117629753 gene encoding uncharacterized protein LOC117629753, with translation MAGSSSSELRTPVFNGENYEFWSIRLKTILKSHGLWDLVENGFDASDPTKEKEKEEGSKAAEGEKSVTAETLMKDARALGLIQGAVSDQIFPRIVNEETSKGAWDILKQEFRGDKQVRSVKLQGLRREFEYTRMKDSESFSVYAAKLFDLINQMKNYGEELPRERVVQKLLISLPRSYDSICSVIEHSKDLDTLEIQEVVASLKNFELRLDRHNENSTEKAFTSLNIESKSSKNGSSSGGNKS, from the coding sequence ATGGCAGGATCAAGCTCCTCTGAGCTTCGTACACCAGTgttcaatggagaaaactatGAGTTTTGGAGCATTCGATTGAAGACCATTCTGAAATCTCATGGACTGTgggatttggttgaaaatggctTTGATGCTTCAGATCcaacgaaggaaaaagaaaaggaagaaggatCTAAAGCTGCTGAAGGGGAGAAGTCTGTAACGGCTGAGACTTTGATGAAAGATGCTCGTGCACTTGGACTGATCCAAGGTGCAGTCTCAGACCAAATTTTTCCCAGAATAgtgaatgaagaaacctcaaaaGGTGCATGGGATATTTTGAAGCAAGAGTTTAGAGGTGATAAACAGGTAAGAAGTGTGAAACTACAAGGCCTACGTAGAGAGTTTGAATACACTCGTATGAAGGATAGTGAatcattttctgtttatgcTGCTAAACTGTTTGatctaattaatcaaatgaagaaTTATGGTGAAGAGTTACCTAGAGAAAGAGTTGTGCAGAAATTGCTTATTAGCTTGCCTAGATCTTATGATTCTATATGTTCTGTGATTGAGCATTCAAAGGATCTTGACActcttgaaattcaagaagTGGTTGCATCTCTCAAGAACTTTGAGCTCAGATTAGATAGGCACAATGAAAATTCCACAGAAAAGGCTTTCACTAGTCTGAACATTGAGAGTAAAAGCTCTAAGAATGGAAGTTCTTCTGGAGGTAACAAGTCTTAG
- the LOC117630048 gene encoding uncharacterized protein LOC117630048, whose protein sequence is MAMLSIHNKKGGSSKPAYQFRSQQGYNSQQGQNSQPRSSFRGSQKETRRCTHCNGDTHTVDTCYYLKGFPPGHKWHNKEVSLPDRGSSSHQGNQRKSHAANNVQNSDSQVHHLQSIAPHLTLDQCQQIMGAVGKEDVSQTQVNFAGLGYEEDDWIG, encoded by the exons ATGGCCATGTTAAGTATCCACAATAAGAAAGGGGGTTCTTCTAAACCCGCTTATCAATTCCGCTCACAACAAGGATATAATTCACAACAAGGACAGAACTCACAACCTCGTTCCTCTTTTCGAGGGAGCCAAAAAGAGACTCGACGTTGCACTCACTGCAATGGAGATACTCACACCGTTGATACTTGCTATTATCTCAAAGGGTTCCCTCCAGGACATAAGTGGCACAACAAAGAAGTCTCTCTGCCTGATAGAGGAAGCAGTTCACACCAAGGAAACCAAAGGAAGTCACATGCTGCCAATAATGTCCAAAACTCAGATTCACAAGTTCATCATCTCCAGTCCATCGCGCCCCACCTTACACTAGACCAATGCCAACAAATTATGGGCGCTGTAGGTAAAGAAGATGTTTCACAAACCCAAGTAAATTTTGCAG GACTTGGTTACGAAGAAGATGATTGGATTGGGTAG